TGGTCATCAGGGCGAGGAAATCGGACTCGCCGAGCGACTGGCCGTTGCTCTTGGGCTGAACGACGATGTCAGACCCATTGATTGGTGGAATGCTCATTGTCCCATCCTCAAGGTTTCGCTGATCAGGCCCTTGGCGGTTTGCAGGACCTGGACATTGTTTTGATACTGGCGGGCGGCTTCGATCATCTCGACGAGCTCGGCAGCGCTATCGACTGACGCTTCCCACACGTCGCCATTCTTGTCGGCGAGCGGATGGGTCGGATCGTGCTTCTTGATGGGGTTGGTCCCGGCGGTGGCGATGCGCTCGACCTCGACGGTTGCGCGGCCGGCGCCGTCCATGACCGTGCGGAAGACTGGCTTCATCGAGCGGAAGGCGGTCGCCTCACTGCCGCTCACCGAGGCTGCGTT
This portion of the Sphingomonas limnosediminicola genome encodes:
- the flgC gene encoding flagellar basal body rod protein FlgC, which produces MSAPLSIFDISGRAMSAQLVRLNTTASNLANAASVSGSEATAFRSMKPVFRTVMDGAGRATVEVERIATAGTNPIKKHDPTHPLADKNGDVWEASVDSAAELVEMIEAARQYQNNVQVLQTAKGLISETLRMGQ